One stretch of Rosistilla oblonga DNA includes these proteins:
- a CDS encoding beta-agarase — MNSAVYETSNWKLPVCKAVRWIADRSTTFLFTIALLAGTAQAEDATGFIHVKQIDGVWWFINADGEKFVSIGVNHIEPHLWLAPYNKAATLKKYGSDMVGPDGHFNTSGDAAKKWIEAQVKTTRELGFNTFGKHTHPAIDPALYQEQIYYIASLDTAPLAGWQERRGRGPMPDVFSVDFENHVAARVRQLADLHKDQKNLIGYLYTDVPSWVMGRAEQAERNDTTMIYPWINAILPLGESSPGKLRWLEHLKQRYPNAEAAAKVWGLPVSPTYGISWTEMARQTDWSNASDIASAKKDMLAFMPIIAEQWYSLNARLIRKHDPNHLILGDKNMVMWHYDFMLPAIKKHVDVVCVQAYGPWEKDKKLCDMIYEETGKPIFNGDGCFGLAGPKQQEWGVKGFRTGAKSLEEVATMYEEMLRGMMSTPYYIGWHHCGYMEQWDEAERGDAPRNENGFLDPLENHRTQWTGVLRDINPKAAMLHDGAK, encoded by the coding sequence ATGAATAGCGCCGTATATGAAACAAGCAACTGGAAATTGCCAGTCTGTAAAGCTGTGCGTTGGATCGCGGATCGATCCACGACATTTTTGTTCACCATCGCTTTGCTGGCTGGCACCGCGCAGGCTGAGGATGCAACGGGATTCATCCACGTTAAACAAATTGATGGCGTTTGGTGGTTCATAAACGCGGATGGCGAGAAGTTTGTCAGCATAGGTGTGAACCACATCGAGCCGCACCTGTGGCTGGCTCCGTACAACAAAGCGGCGACGCTCAAGAAGTACGGAAGCGATATGGTCGGCCCGGACGGGCACTTCAACACCAGCGGTGACGCTGCCAAAAAGTGGATCGAAGCGCAAGTCAAAACCACTCGTGAACTTGGCTTCAACACCTTCGGCAAGCACACGCACCCCGCAATTGATCCGGCGCTCTACCAGGAACAGATTTATTACATCGCGTCGCTCGACACTGCTCCGCTCGCTGGGTGGCAGGAACGACGTGGTCGTGGTCCAATGCCTGATGTATTTTCAGTTGACTTCGAGAATCATGTCGCAGCGCGAGTTCGCCAATTAGCCGACTTGCACAAGGATCAAAAGAACTTGATCGGCTATCTGTACACCGATGTGCCCAGTTGGGTGATGGGTCGCGCCGAACAGGCGGAGCGGAATGACACGACAATGATCTACCCGTGGATCAATGCGATCCTGCCGCTTGGCGAATCGTCACCGGGCAAGCTGCGATGGCTGGAGCACTTGAAGCAGCGTTATCCAAATGCGGAAGCAGCCGCCAAAGTGTGGGGCCTGCCGGTCAGCCCGACATACGGGATTTCGTGGACTGAGATGGCTCGGCAAACGGATTGGTCAAACGCGTCCGACATCGCCTCGGCGAAGAAAGACATGCTGGCGTTCATGCCAATCATTGCGGAACAGTGGTACTCGCTGAACGCAAGACTCATTCGGAAACATGACCCGAACCACCTGATTCTTGGCGACAAGAACATGGTGATGTGGCACTATGACTTCATGCTGCCAGCAATCAAGAAGCACGTTGACGTCGTCTGCGTTCAGGCATACGGCCCGTGGGAAAAGGACAAGAAGCTGTGCGACATGATCTACGAAGAAACCGGGAAACCAATCTTCAACGGTGATGGTTGCTTCGGTCTTGCGGGACCAAAGCAGCAGGAGTGGGGCGTGAAGGGATTCCGCACCGGCGCAAAGTCGCTCGAAGAAGTCGCCACGATGTACGAAGAGATGCTTCGCGGCATGATGTCAACACCGTACTACATCGGCTGGCATCACTGCGGCTACATGGAGCAATGGGACGAGGCAGAACGAGGCGACGCGCCCCGCAACGAAAACGGATTCCTTGACCCGCTGGAGAACCACCGGACGCAATGGACCGGTGTTCTGAGGGATATCAATCCCAAGGCCGCCATGCTGCACGATGGTGCGAAGTAA
- a CDS encoding PSD1 and planctomycete cytochrome C domain-containing protein: protein MLIKRCVECHHGRDPSGNLLLTTAEGFHQGGDSGPVIDLENLGASYFLHRVADGEMPPESKGQSQKLPDEEIEVLRRWIVGGAEWPEGRVLDLFERTSDVRGGRDLWSLQPVERPAVPQLESLQQPTNPIDAFILARLEQEQMQPAPTASKRELLRRLYFDLIGLPPTLAQIEAFEQDDSPQAFDQVVDQLLDMPQYGERWGRYWLDLVRYADTSGYERDQEKPFAWKYRDWVVAALNADIPYDRFVIEQLAGDELPQRTEASVIATGFLRLGTWNDEPNDPLDYQYDRLEDLVHTTSSTFLAMTVKCARCHDHKFDAITHEDYYRMASAFWAGPIATRTRSLLGGPKPDELGVTEVLGWTDLGPTPPPLHVLKNGEREVPLGEVVPASLSMIPALEKTFDAAPEGSKTSHRRLQLANWIATAENPLTARVLVNRIWQHHFGQGIVRSPNNFGFLADPPTHPRLLDWLADEFVQGGWKIKRLHKLILTSKTWQQASTHPAVAEYSQKDSTNRLWWKSERRRLDAEALRDAMLTVSGELDLQVGGPGFRPTIAAAALEGLSKKSAAWNPSPADAQTRRSLYMFSKRGLLPPMMTTFNFSDATQSCGQRDVTTVPTQALVLMNNPFVHDRSSKLAKSIIANAKHPQDQVAQLWSIVYGRKPTAAETQLAQQHLETQWNRFEKLATTSSQETPAPSAETRAMASLAHVLLNSNEFIYID, encoded by the coding sequence TTGCTGATCAAACGGTGTGTCGAATGCCACCACGGACGCGATCCGTCGGGCAATCTACTGCTGACCACTGCCGAGGGCTTCCACCAAGGAGGCGATTCCGGCCCAGTGATCGATCTCGAGAATCTCGGCGCGAGTTATTTTCTGCACCGCGTTGCCGATGGAGAGATGCCGCCCGAATCGAAAGGCCAGTCGCAGAAGTTGCCCGACGAAGAGATCGAAGTCCTGCGGCGTTGGATCGTCGGTGGCGCGGAGTGGCCCGAGGGGCGAGTTCTCGATTTGTTCGAACGCACCAGCGACGTGCGTGGTGGTCGCGATCTCTGGTCATTGCAACCGGTTGAACGTCCCGCGGTTCCACAACTGGAATCGCTGCAGCAGCCAACGAACCCGATCGACGCTTTTATCCTCGCTCGCCTGGAACAGGAGCAGATGCAGCCCGCTCCCACAGCGAGCAAACGCGAACTGCTGCGGCGTCTGTACTTCGACTTGATTGGGCTGCCGCCGACACTGGCTCAAATCGAAGCCTTTGAGCAGGACGATTCCCCGCAGGCGTTCGATCAGGTCGTCGATCAACTGCTCGACATGCCGCAGTATGGCGAACGCTGGGGCCGCTATTGGCTGGACCTTGTTCGTTATGCCGACACCAGCGGTTACGAACGCGATCAAGAAAAACCGTTCGCCTGGAAGTATCGCGACTGGGTCGTTGCCGCTCTGAATGCCGACATACCGTACGATCGCTTTGTGATTGAACAACTGGCCGGCGACGAACTGCCCCAACGGACCGAAGCCTCCGTCATCGCCACCGGTTTTCTGAGGCTGGGAACTTGGAACGACGAACCCAACGATCCGCTGGATTACCAATACGATCGTCTGGAGGATTTGGTGCACACGACATCCTCCACCTTCTTGGCGATGACCGTCAAGTGCGCTCGCTGCCATGACCACAAGTTCGATGCCATCACCCACGAAGACTACTATCGCATGGCATCGGCGTTTTGGGCGGGCCCAATTGCGACTCGCACTCGAAGTTTGTTGGGGGGCCCAAAGCCGGACGAACTTGGCGTAACCGAAGTACTTGGGTGGACGGACCTTGGGCCAACGCCACCACCACTGCATGTGTTAAAGAATGGCGAGCGTGAAGTCCCGTTGGGCGAGGTCGTCCCCGCCTCGCTATCGATGATTCCTGCATTGGAAAAGACGTTTGATGCGGCCCCCGAAGGATCGAAAACTTCGCACCGGCGACTGCAACTGGCGAACTGGATCGCCACTGCGGAGAATCCTTTAACGGCCCGCGTGTTGGTGAATCGAATTTGGCAACATCACTTCGGCCAGGGAATCGTTCGCTCTCCAAACAACTTCGGCTTCCTCGCGGATCCTCCCACGCATCCGAGGTTGTTGGATTGGTTGGCGGATGAGTTTGTGCAAGGCGGATGGAAGATCAAACGCCTGCACAAGCTGATTTTGACATCGAAGACATGGCAACAAGCATCGACGCACCCGGCGGTCGCAGAATATTCCCAGAAGGATTCGACCAACCGATTGTGGTGGAAGAGCGAGCGGCGTCGCTTGGACGCCGAAGCGCTGCGAGATGCGATGCTTACTGTCTCGGGGGAATTGGATCTGCAAGTCGGTGGGCCCGGTTTCCGACCTACGATTGCCGCCGCTGCGTTGGAAGGACTTTCCAAGAAGTCAGCCGCCTGGAACCCATCGCCTGCCGACGCGCAAACGCGCCGCAGCCTGTATATGTTTTCGAAACGCGGCCTGCTGCCGCCCATGATGACAACGTTCAACTTCTCCGATGCAACTCAGTCGTGCGGCCAGCGAGACGTAACAACCGTTCCGACCCAGGCACTCGTCTTGATGAACAATCCGTTTGTGCATGACCGCAGCAGCAAGCTTGCAAAGTCGATCATCGCGAACGCGAAACATCCGCAGGATCAAGTCGCTCAATTGTGGTCGATAGTCTACGGACGAAAACCAACAGCCGCGGAAACTCAACTCGCGCAGCAACACCTTGAAACACAATGGAACCGTTTCGAAAAACTGGCCACGACGTCGTCGCAGGAAACGCCTGCACCTTCAGCGGAAACTCGGGCGATGGCCTCCTTGGCTCATGTCCTGCTGAATTCCAACGAGTTCATCTATATCGATTGA
- a CDS encoding DUF1501 domain-containing protein, with translation MLKPSLYPCGKSRREFVWEMGAGFAGVALASLLGRDGISMGTAAAKEGQQRSQPRAKACIFLMMNGAPSQVDTFDFKPELEKYSGKQLPADKKFINSGGRKMGFLTPAWRPFRPGGESGLLVSDYFPNVRKHADKLCVIKSCHTDSHAHGSALVAMNTGKTLIGRPSLGSWCVYGMGSGNENLPGYVVMLDKRGGPISGQPNWSSGFMPATYAGTLFRPTGEPILDLKGPAHVSQAVQREQLDLLAQLNQQHLDLRPGSQDLADRIRSYELAYRMQSATPEAVDLSDESQQTLDAYGVGKQPTDEYGRNCLIARRLVERGVRFIQLYSGGGHLEETWDAHESIEKNHGQHAAEVDQPIAALLADLEQRGLLDDTLVVWGGEFGRMPFSEGQGAPGRNHNPYGFCMWMAGGGIRGGQSYGETDEFGFEAVQDKVHLHDLHATILHAMGQDHELLSWFHQGREETLTDVGGRVVHELFV, from the coding sequence ATGTTGAAACCATCGTTGTACCCCTGCGGCAAGTCGCGTCGTGAATTTGTCTGGGAGATGGGTGCTGGCTTTGCCGGAGTGGCGTTGGCCAGTCTGCTTGGCCGGGATGGCATTTCGATGGGAACCGCGGCGGCGAAAGAGGGCCAACAACGTTCCCAGCCGCGCGCGAAGGCATGTATTTTCCTGATGATGAATGGAGCGCCGTCGCAGGTCGATACTTTCGACTTCAAACCGGAGCTGGAAAAGTACAGCGGAAAACAACTTCCGGCGGACAAGAAGTTCATCAATTCCGGCGGTCGAAAAATGGGGTTCCTGACGCCCGCCTGGCGGCCGTTCCGACCGGGAGGTGAATCCGGCCTGCTGGTTTCGGACTACTTCCCCAACGTTCGAAAGCACGCCGACAAACTGTGCGTGATCAAATCGTGCCACACCGACAGCCACGCCCATGGTTCTGCGTTGGTGGCGATGAATACCGGCAAGACATTGATCGGGCGACCTTCGTTGGGCAGCTGGTGCGTCTACGGGATGGGATCGGGAAACGAAAATCTGCCTGGCTATGTCGTGATGCTGGACAAGCGCGGCGGGCCGATCAGCGGACAACCAAACTGGTCCAGCGGTTTCATGCCGGCCACCTATGCAGGCACATTATTTCGTCCCACCGGCGAACCGATTCTCGACTTGAAGGGACCAGCTCATGTGTCCCAGGCGGTCCAGCGAGAACAACTCGATCTGTTGGCCCAGCTCAACCAACAGCATCTCGATCTTCGCCCGGGAAGTCAGGATTTAGCGGATCGAATTCGCAGTTATGAGCTCGCCTATCGAATGCAGTCGGCCACGCCCGAAGCGGTCGACCTGTCCGATGAAAGTCAGCAGACGCTGGATGCTTACGGCGTTGGCAAACAACCGACCGACGAATACGGTCGCAACTGTTTGATCGCTCGGCGATTGGTGGAACGCGGCGTACGGTTCATTCAACTCTATTCCGGCGGAGGTCACCTGGAAGAGACCTGGGATGCACATGAGAGTATTGAAAAGAACCATGGCCAACATGCCGCCGAAGTCGACCAACCGATCGCTGCATTGCTGGCCGATCTGGAACAACGGGGACTTCTGGATGACACACTGGTTGTCTGGGGCGGAGAATTCGGACGCATGCCGTTCAGTGAAGGGCAGGGGGCTCCCGGCCGCAATCACAACCCGTATGGATTCTGCATGTGGATGGCGGGCGGTGGCATCCGAGGTGGACAGTCTTATGGCGAGACCGATGAATTCGGATTTGAAGCGGTGCAAGACAAAGTCCATCTGCACGACCTGCACGCCACGATTCTTCATGCAATGGGGCAGGACCACGAACTGCTTTCATGGTTTCATCAGGGGCGTGAAGAAACACTGACCGATGTCGGCGGCCGGGTTGTTCACGAACTATTTGTCTAA
- a CDS encoding ROK family transcriptional regulator, producing MNERAVLRVLQTNGPSSRAEVTRLAGVTRPTVSKAVSSLLKSGFLEEFDAPENNRGRPAKLLRLGGATSQVVGLVIDSPVCRIVTAGLDGSLRSDVYREFKTPETYDELIAIITDQIERLSSARDLRTLGVGVSLPGLYDYKEGCSILSPNVPLTNGHCLGRDLSQRLNLEVTVLQESDALCLAERHFGLASRMTDFAMLDASTGIGLGILNDGRLLKGSCGLAGELGHLPMVRDGIQCGCGRTGCLETLASDTAFTRRVSQKQSRDLTFTQIAERVAAGELCVAEELEQVLEHLVFALVTTINLFNPQTLFVHSRMFDLDDRLLERLIRQTESRALQPSFRQCRIQRARGSKREGAVAGIIEYLTHSRVSPLAPVGV from the coding sequence TTGAATGAACGCGCTGTCTTGCGTGTGCTGCAGACCAACGGACCAAGCTCTCGTGCAGAAGTCACGCGACTTGCGGGCGTTACGCGTCCGACGGTATCGAAGGCGGTTTCGTCGCTGTTGAAGTCGGGGTTTCTCGAAGAATTCGACGCTCCCGAAAACAACCGCGGCCGTCCGGCAAAGCTGCTGCGATTGGGCGGTGCAACGTCGCAAGTCGTTGGGCTGGTCATCGACAGCCCAGTTTGTCGGATTGTTACCGCGGGATTGGATGGATCGCTGCGCAGCGATGTCTACCGTGAATTTAAAACTCCGGAAACCTACGACGAATTGATCGCCATCATCACCGATCAGATCGAAAGGCTCAGCTCCGCAAGAGATCTCCGCACGCTCGGCGTAGGGGTCAGCTTGCCTGGCCTGTACGACTACAAGGAAGGCTGTTCGATCCTGTCACCCAATGTGCCGCTGACAAATGGTCACTGCCTGGGCCGAGATCTTTCCCAGCGTTTGAATCTGGAAGTCACCGTGCTGCAGGAATCCGACGCGTTATGCCTGGCGGAACGACACTTCGGTCTCGCCAGCAGAATGACCGATTTTGCGATGCTCGACGCCAGCACCGGGATTGGACTGGGAATTCTGAACGACGGCCGACTGCTGAAGGGAAGCTGCGGGTTGGCCGGAGAACTTGGCCACCTGCCGATGGTCCGCGATGGGATCCAGTGCGGATGTGGCCGCACTGGATGTCTGGAAACCTTGGCTAGCGATACAGCGTTCACTCGCCGGGTGTCGCAAAAACAGAGCCGCGATCTCACGTTCACTCAAATCGCCGAACGAGTTGCCGCGGGCGAACTTTGCGTCGCGGAGGAATTAGAACAGGTTTTGGAACATCTAGTTTTTGCACTCGTGACCACGATCAATCTATTTAATCCTCAAACCCTTTTTGTTCACAGTCGCATGTTCGACCTCGACGATCGATTGCTCGAACGACTGATTCGACAGACCGAGTCGCGGGCGCTTCAGCCATCGTTTCGGCAATGTCGCATCCAGCGCGCCCGTGGCAGCAAACGCGAAGGCGCAGTGGCCGGGATCATCGAATACCTAACACACTCCCGCGTCTCGCCCCTGGCGCCGGTAGGAGTGTAG
- a CDS encoding AGE family epimerase/isomerase gives MDAIRRHELLATYRDGLLNDTLPFWIEHCVDRQHGGFMMSLDRDGSVIDTDKGVWQQGRFTWLLGELYNNVEPREEWLELAKHGARFLDAHCFDPSDGRMWFHVTREGQPIRKRRYAFSESFAAIAYGELFRATGDEQYAQKAKQTFQRFIDHNLNPRGVEPKFTSTRPSRGIGFPMITIATAQELRESIGLPDADDWIDRSIDDIRRFHLKEEIQCVMETVSPGGEIIDHFDGRQLNPGHAIEGAWFIMLEGKLRGDAPLIQTGCRMLDWMWQRGWDQEHGGILYFVDVDGRPVQEYWHDMKFWWPQNEAIIATLMAHEFTGDSKYADWHKSIHDWTYSHFPDPEFGEWFGYLHRDGRISSQLKGGLWKGPFHMPRMQLTCWQLLAASSP, from the coding sequence ATGGATGCCATTCGCCGACACGAACTCCTCGCGACCTATCGCGACGGATTATTAAACGACACGCTGCCGTTTTGGATCGAGCATTGCGTCGATCGCCAGCACGGTGGGTTCATGATGTCGTTGGATCGCGATGGCAGCGTCATCGATACCGACAAAGGTGTCTGGCAGCAGGGTCGCTTCACGTGGCTGTTGGGCGAGCTTTATAACAACGTCGAACCGCGTGAAGAATGGCTGGAACTGGCGAAGCATGGCGCTCGGTTTCTCGATGCCCATTGTTTCGATCCGTCCGACGGTCGGATGTGGTTTCATGTGACAAGAGAGGGCCAGCCGATTCGCAAACGCCGCTACGCGTTTTCGGAGAGTTTTGCAGCGATCGCGTACGGAGAGCTTTTTAGGGCGACGGGGGACGAGCAGTATGCACAGAAAGCGAAACAAACGTTCCAACGCTTCATCGATCACAATCTGAACCCTCGGGGCGTGGAACCAAAGTTCACGTCGACGCGGCCGTCGCGAGGCATCGGGTTTCCGATGATCACGATCGCGACCGCGCAAGAGCTGCGCGAATCGATCGGATTGCCCGACGCCGACGACTGGATCGATCGAAGTATCGACGACATCCGCCGGTTCCATCTCAAGGAAGAGATTCAGTGTGTGATGGAGACGGTGAGTCCCGGCGGCGAGATCATCGACCACTTCGACGGCCGGCAGCTCAACCCCGGTCATGCGATCGAAGGGGCATGGTTCATCATGCTCGAAGGGAAGCTTCGCGGCGACGCGCCGCTGATCCAAACCGGTTGCCGGATGCTCGATTGGATGTGGCAGCGAGGCTGGGACCAGGAGCATGGCGGCATCTTGTACTTCGTCGATGTCGACGGTCGGCCGGTTCAGGAATATTGGCACGACATGAAATTCTGGTGGCCTCAAAACGAAGCCATCATCGCAACGCTGATGGCTCATGAATTCACCGGAGATTCAAAATACGCCGACTGGCACAAAAGCATCCACGACTGGACCTACTCCCATTTCCCCGACCCCGAATTCGGAGAGTGGTTCGGGTATCTACACCGCGACGGCCGCATCAGCTCGCAATTAAAAGGGGGCCTCTGGAAAGGTCCATTTCACATGCCACGCATGCAGCTCACCTGCTGGCAACTACTCGCAGCCTCGTCGCCGTAG
- a CDS encoding galactose oxidase translates to MKRFLYLMLLFAVLASSTRAADKDLLSWTELPPIPDPLGFAGPFAGVHNDVVIVAGGANFPRPVWENDKVWHDGIFVMTRDGKKYHWKESGTLKRPVAYGASVSTEDGVVCIGGNDSEETFDDVFLLSWDAESKRVATTDYPSLPKPCAFTAATIIGDVIYLAGGQSGPSLETAMTNFWSLDLAKKESRDEFVWKELPAWPGPSRALNLTVSQHNGDNDCVYVISGRRQVGPADEPSSYEFLRDVWEFNPSKGEWRQRSDAPRCSMAGTSIKYGKSQILVLGGATGELFFQGDVLKDNHPGFGNQATVYHTTTDTWASAGETAINQVTTTAIQWGDDIIVPTGEVRPRTRTPKVYRVAVKRAKP, encoded by the coding sequence ATGAAACGCTTCCTGTATCTGATGCTGTTGTTTGCGGTGCTCGCCTCCTCCACCCGCGCGGCGGACAAAGATTTGTTGTCCTGGACTGAACTGCCGCCGATTCCGGATCCGCTCGGTTTTGCGGGACCGTTTGCTGGTGTACACAACGATGTGGTGATCGTCGCCGGCGGTGCAAACTTCCCCAGGCCGGTTTGGGAAAACGATAAGGTCTGGCATGACGGCATCTTTGTGATGACGAGAGATGGGAAAAAATACCATTGGAAAGAGAGTGGCACTCTGAAGCGACCCGTCGCCTATGGTGCGTCGGTCTCGACCGAAGATGGTGTCGTCTGTATCGGCGGGAACGATTCCGAAGAGACCTTTGACGACGTGTTTCTGTTGAGCTGGGATGCTGAGTCCAAACGTGTTGCGACGACCGATTACCCTTCGCTGCCGAAGCCGTGCGCGTTCACTGCCGCAACGATCATCGGCGATGTGATCTATCTCGCCGGCGGCCAGAGCGGTCCGTCGTTGGAGACCGCGATGACGAATTTCTGGTCGCTGGACTTAGCGAAGAAGGAGAGCCGCGACGAATTTGTTTGGAAGGAGTTGCCCGCATGGCCAGGTCCCTCGCGGGCGCTGAACCTGACGGTCAGCCAGCACAATGGCGACAACGATTGTGTGTATGTGATCAGCGGACGGCGTCAGGTGGGACCGGCCGATGAACCCTCTAGTTATGAGTTTCTTCGCGATGTTTGGGAGTTCAATCCGAGCAAGGGAGAGTGGCGGCAGCGGAGCGACGCACCGCGATGCTCGATGGCTGGTACCAGTATCAAATATGGGAAGAGTCAGATTCTTGTGCTCGGCGGAGCGACGGGGGAACTGTTCTTCCAGGGAGACGTCCTGAAGGACAACCATCCCGGATTTGGCAATCAGGCGACCGTTTATCACACAACCACCGATACCTGGGCGTCCGCCGGGGAGACTGCAATCAACCAAGTCACGACCACGGCAATCCAGTGGGGCGATGATATCATCGTTCCGACGGGCGAAGTCCGGCCGCGAACACGCACGCCCAAGGTGTATCGCGTCGCTGTGAAGCGAGCGAAGCCCTGA
- a CDS encoding GntR family transcriptional regulator: MEQTLAERSYDYIRNKLACGDLAPGMRLVNRVLASEIGVSVIPVREAIHRLASEGLIEHVPGSGAFVRKSDPQAIDDLYVLRDALESCAAGEAALHITEFQIDELVSILDEALELAEQITKSRKQHATKTQMIAWLATEQRFHELVFEAARNQLLAKVAQEHRAIGQIFDAQRDNPQLLTSDVANQTCVGKSELIKAFRQRDQRKARELMSEQIQRGRKEVMRHIRAATKR; encoded by the coding sequence ATGGAACAAACACTTGCCGAACGATCGTACGACTACATTCGCAACAAGCTTGCGTGTGGCGATCTAGCCCCCGGCATGCGGTTGGTCAATCGCGTTCTCGCCAGCGAAATCGGCGTCAGCGTGATTCCAGTTCGGGAGGCGATCCATCGCCTGGCGAGCGAGGGTCTCATCGAACATGTCCCCGGCTCCGGCGCGTTCGTTCGCAAGTCCGACCCGCAAGCGATCGACGATCTGTACGTGTTGCGCGATGCATTGGAGAGTTGTGCAGCGGGGGAAGCGGCGTTGCACATCACCGAATTTCAAATCGATGAACTGGTTTCGATCCTCGACGAGGCGTTGGAACTGGCCGAGCAAATCACGAAGAGCCGCAAACAACACGCCACTAAGACACAGATGATCGCATGGCTGGCAACCGAACAGCGATTCCATGAGCTTGTGTTTGAGGCGGCTCGCAATCAACTCCTAGCTAAGGTGGCGCAGGAGCATCGAGCGATCGGCCAGATCTTCGACGCCCAACGCGACAACCCTCAACTCCTCACATCGGATGTCGCCAACCAGACCTGCGTCGGAAAGTCGGAACTGATCAAAGCCTTCCGGCAACGCGACCAACGCAAAGCCCGGGAACTGATGAGCGAACAGATCCAACGCGGTCGCAAAGAAGTCATGCGACACATCCGCGCCGCAACAAAGCGATAG